In Mobula hypostoma chromosome 10, sMobHyp1.1, whole genome shotgun sequence, a single genomic region encodes these proteins:
- the LOC134353285 gene encoding protein TUNAR-like, whose translation MVIVEHIEETRVVRLPDDEDEDKEERVLAMLGISGTVLNLLVIIFVYIYTTL comes from the coding sequence ATGGTCATCGTTGAGCACATTGAAGAAACCCGCGTTGTTCGGCTGCCTGACGACGAGGATGAGGACAAAGAAGAGAGGGTTCTGGCGATGCTGGGTATCAGTGGGACCGTCCTCAACCTGCTGGTCATTATATTTGTCTACATTTACACCACCCTGTAG